A section of the Roseivirga sp. BDSF3-8 genome encodes:
- a CDS encoding PLP-dependent aspartate aminotransferase family protein, translating into MKKSFEHFETKAVRTQSERSPHREHSAPIYMTSSFVFDGAEHARAMFNDEVEGNIYTRFSNPNNTEFIEKLCLLEGTEDGIATASGMAAMFSSMAALLQSGDHILASRSLFGSTHQILTGIFPKWGISHTYADLSDPDSWEGLIQKNTKMIFVETPSNPGLDLVDLEWLGKLAKAHDLILNVDNCFATPYLQNPASFGADLVTHSATKFLDGQGRTIAGAVLGRKDLIQQVRFFARHTGPALSPFNGWTLSKSLETLAVRMEKHCDNAHRLAEYLEGHKELEFVKYPFLASHPQQALAKKQMRYGGGLITFNVKGGYDRARQFLDNLSMISLTANLGDTRTTATHPASTTHSKLSQEEQERVNILPGLIRISVGLENVNDILEDIENALRASKVHLAANHT; encoded by the coding sequence ATGAAAAAATCCTTCGAGCATTTTGAAACAAAGGCTGTACGCACTCAGTCCGAAAGAAGCCCGCACCGTGAGCATTCTGCACCGATATACATGACTTCCAGTTTTGTATTTGACGGGGCCGAGCATGCCCGGGCCATGTTCAATGATGAGGTGGAAGGGAATATTTACACCCGCTTTTCTAATCCGAACAATACCGAATTTATCGAAAAGCTGTGCCTGCTGGAGGGCACGGAGGATGGTATTGCCACAGCCTCGGGTATGGCAGCGATGTTTTCCAGTATGGCTGCGCTGTTGCAATCCGGCGACCATATCCTTGCTTCTCGGTCCCTTTTCGGATCTACTCACCAGATACTCACGGGTATTTTCCCTAAATGGGGTATTAGTCATACGTATGCTGATCTGAGTGATCCTGACTCGTGGGAGGGGCTAATTCAGAAAAATACGAAAATGATCTTTGTGGAAACGCCGAGTAACCCTGGGCTGGACCTGGTAGACCTGGAGTGGCTGGGTAAGCTGGCGAAAGCACACGATCTGATCCTGAATGTAGATAATTGCTTTGCAACGCCTTACCTGCAAAACCCGGCCAGCTTTGGGGCTGACCTGGTTACGCACTCGGCGACTAAGTTTCTGGACGGACAGGGCCGCACGATAGCGGGTGCGGTACTGGGCAGAAAAGACCTGATACAGCAGGTGCGCTTCTTTGCACGCCATACGGGGCCTGCTTTGTCGCCCTTTAACGGGTGGACGCTGAGCAAAAGCCTGGAGACGCTGGCGGTGCGTATGGAAAAGCACTGTGACAATGCTCACCGCCTGGCGGAATACCTGGAGGGGCATAAGGAGCTGGAGTTTGTGAAATATCCGTTTCTAGCGAGCCACCCGCAGCAGGCTCTTGCCAAAAAACAGATGCGCTATGGGGGTGGGCTCATTACCTTCAATGTAAAGGGTGGGTATGACCGTGCCAGGCAGTTTTTGGATAATCTGTCTATGATCTCTCTTACGGCTAACCTGGGTGATACGCGTACCACGGCTACGCACCCGGCCAGCACCACTCACAGCAAATTAAGCCAGGAGGAGCAGGAGCGGGTGAATATTCTGCCAGGTCTGATCCGCATCAGTGTGGGGCTGGAAAATGTAAATGATATACTGGAAGATATTGAAAATGCGCTGCGTGCTTCTAAGGTACACCTGGCCGCTAATCACACATGA